A window of Methylocaldum szegediense genomic DNA:
TCGTCCTTGATTCCGTATCCAATCGACGACATACTCTTTGCCGATAGGGCTGTACCGGCTTAGGTGTGGAATGCCAGCAACAAATACTTCGCCCCACGGCATTTGTGTTTTGAATCCCTTTAGTGACCAATTACCGTGCCCAGATGGCGCGTAACGTTGGTTTCCTCCGTGTCGGGCATGAATATATCCATAGGGTGAAAAACCCGAGTTACCAAATGTGAGTATGAGGCGCGGTCGGACGATGCTAAGGAGTGCTTCATGCACCGGCCAGCACTTGTGGGCGTGCTCAATCGAAACACCGCTGGCGTCCTTGCTTTGCATGAATATGAGGTTGCTTGAGAGAACTTCTCGGGGATCAAATCCAATATTGCGGAAAAGCCATACAACCCGCTTTTGGAGCGGGGCTTCGCCCGGCTCATACGAGCGACCATCATTTTCCCACGCTTCATCTAAATACGCGTTTTCCTCTTGACTCAGTATCCTGTCTAGGCGTTCCCGAAGAGACGGGCCGCCACAACCGCCGGGGTTTAGACCCAAAAAGTAAATTTCGCCCGGACGAATAGTTTCGTGGCTACTATACAAAAACGCTCCTGGATTCCCCAATTGACCTTCTAATGCCTGGGCTGCGATTTCAGGAATGTCGTGTTTCGTTATTGATCTCATTGGTAAAACCACGGGTTCTGTTTTTTATCCGTTACGATTTTTCCTCACGTCCCTTGACGCACAAGAATCCTTGATTTCACGGCCGTACCTTGAGTCCATGTCCCCATCCCGCAAGATAGGCGATTTAGACGCCCTAAGGACGTAGGGGATTAGCGTAGTCGCGTAACCCGCCTTCCGCGTTGCGCGGCGAGTTACAGTGGAATACCACTAAATCTGTCCTATCGTGCTTGAGTGCTGAAGGTAAGGATAGTAAACATTTGCCCGGCCATGATTGCTTCTAATCTTCTCCATGGCGTATCCGCAGAAAGTGTCGTTCAAGATTTTCCGCAATGGAGACAGCCGATTCCCCAGCGTCTGGAGTCGAGCACTGTTTATCAAGTTGGGTGAGCGTAGGATGACGCCATGGGTGCTAATGCAAAGCGCCATTGAGGATGGGCATCTTTTCCTGAGAATACTGCTGGGAAAAAATGGGAGTCCCTTCCCCGACGATGCAACTGAACAAAAAATGGGAATCCCTCCCGATTACAAACGGTGACTCCGGGAGCAGCGCTGGAGCCACCTTTCCCCCAATGCAGGTGGAGAGGCGAAATGGAACGCTCTCGCTAGCCTAGCTGGGCGTTTAGGCCCGGCATTCAAGTCGCCAAGTCGACGACCGGCGCTCGGGGGCGGTCCAGCGCTCGCGCGAGGAAGCCGGCGATCCGTTGCCAGTGAATTCGGAGCGTCACGTCGTCGTAGTTTTCCGGTCGGCCA
This region includes:
- a CDS encoding uracil-DNA glycosylase family protein, which gives rise to MRSITKHDIPEIAAQALEGQLGNPGAFLYSSHETIRPGEIYFLGLNPGGCGGPSLRERLDRILSQEENAYLDEAWENDGRSYEPGEAPLQKRVVWLFRNIGFDPREVLSSNLIFMQSKDASGVSIEHAHKCWPVHEALLSIVRPRLILTFGNSGFSPYGYIHARHGGNQRYAPSGHGNWSLKGFKTQMPWGEVFVAGIPHLSRYSPIGKEYVVDWIRNQGRA